The following proteins are co-located in the Macrobrachium rosenbergii isolate ZJJX-2024 chromosome 28, ASM4041242v1, whole genome shotgun sequence genome:
- the Wee1 gene encoding wee1-like protein kinase 2 has product MCSVLPKMDVAMKLDFESCIEEDEAENASFQTLSSGCDIDGRDISCDDINYHVPPTPSPARLFSPRKSLRTAVRPTADNTTAQSLESPPYKKIRALRLFDSPATPKTLLLKSTTSGTSSGDSSSHSRPVSRTRLFPSARARTLASWNNNTTPVTPSPPACATSAVVHSSQHGSGGSTNSNGSARSKVREVANINPFTPSGMLLSSRKRTRSRRDHEANFGETEMSTDMDTSFDDFYCDDSCDECEDETGRPTKRLAMQDANVSRYNHEFLELALIGQGEFGGVYKCRHRLDGCIYAIKKSLKPVAGSVNERIALNEVYAHAVLGKHPHVVRYYSAWAENDHMIIQNEYCNGGSLADVVENCRRTGRRLSENFIKQVLLHTAKGLKYIHSQQLVHMDIKSANIFISREQKVKLPGEDSADDGFEEEQVEEVEEVTYKIGDLGHVTSVLNPQVEEGDCRYLPREILQDDFSHLQKADIFALGLTMYEAARGKPLPLNGEEWHNIRNGELEHIPGYSMEFQKLLKQMVHADPAARPTAAQLVNHPALCPPTSMSRTELRRELNAERLKNEILSRQLKEAAKCLQSLTPGVASTIAAVASGVLAGIAPTPVGVPQFPSQRSGPTTRNSRLIGKKVNRSLSTSDF; this is encoded by the exons ATGTGCTCAGTTCTACCGAAAATGGATGTGGCAATGAAATTGGATTTCGAAAGTTGCATCGAGGAAGATGAAGCCGAGAACGCTTCGTTCCAGACTTTGAGCTCGGGTTGTGATATTGATGGGCGTGATATCTCTTGCGATGATATAAACTACCATGTTCCGCCCACTCCATCTCCTGCACGTCTTTTCAGTCCAAGAAAGTCCCTACGAACTGCGGTACGCCCTACGGCCGACAATACAACAGCACAAAGCCTTGAGTCTCCGCCCTATAAAAAGATTCGAGCGTTGAGACTCTTCGATTCTCCCGCTACGCCGAAAACACTTTTGCTAAAGAGCACAACGTCTGGGACATCCTCTGGTGACTCTTCATCTCACAGCAGACCCGTCTCCCGAACGAGGTTATTTCCTTCTGCAAGGGCGAGAACACTTGCCTCGTGGAATAATAACACTACGCCTGTCACTCCTTCCCCACCTGCTTGCGCTACCAGCGCCGTGGTCCATTCCTCCCAGCACGGAAGCGGCGGTAGCACAAATAGCAATGGCTCTGCTAGAAGTAAGGTCAGGGAGGTAGCCAATATTAATCCTTTCACCCCATCTGGGATGTTGTTGTCCTCAAGAAAGAGAACAAGATCACGCAGGGATCACGAGGCCAACTTTGG gGAAACCGAAATGTCGACCGATATGGACACTAGTTTTGATGATTTCTATTGTGATGATTCCTGTGATGAATGCGAGGATGAAACTGGCCGACCAACAAAGAGACTAGCCATGCAAGATGCTAATGTTTCCCGGTATAACCACGAATTTCTAGAGTTAGCATTGATTGGCCAAGGGGAATTTGGAGGAGTGTATAAATGCAGACATAGATTAGATGGTTGCATTTATGCCATCAAGAAATCTCTCAAGCCTGTTGCTGGATCAGTGAACGA GAGAATAGCATTAAATGAGGTATATGCTCATGCTGTTTTGGGCAAACACCCTCATGTCGTCAGGTACTACTCAGCATGGGCAGAGAATGACCACATGATTATccaaaatgaatattgtaatggAGGCTCCTTAGCAGATGTAGTTGAGAACTGTAGAAGAACTGGCCGAAGACTGAGTGAAAATTTTATCAAACAAGTTTTACTTCACACAGCTAAAGGCTTGAA GTACATTCATTCTCAACAGCTTGTTCATATGGATATAAAATCTGCTAACATTTTTATATCTCGAGAACAAAAAGTCAAGTTACCCGGAGAAGATTCTGCTGATGATGGATTTGAAGAGGAACAGGTTGAAGAGGTAGAAGAAGTCACTTACAAAATTG GTGATCTTGGTCATGTAACTTCAGTCTTaaatccccaagttgaagaaggcGATTGCAGATATCTTCCCCGAGAGATATTGCAGGATGATTTTAGTCACTTACAAAAAGCAGATATTTTTGCTCTTGGGCTCACCATGTATGAAGCTGCGAGAGGAAAGCCGTTGCCTCTCAATGGAGAAGAATGGCATAATATTCGTAATGGTGAACTGGAGCACATTCCTGGTTATTCCATGGAATTTCAGAAGTTGCTGAAACAGATGGTGCATGCAGATCCAGCTGCTCGTCCCACTGCTGCACAGCTAGTTAATCATCCTGCATTGTGTCCTCCAACAAGTATGTCTCGCACAGAATTACGTCGTGAGCTTAATGCTGAGCGTCTGAAGAACGAGATTTTATCACGACAGTTGAAAGAGGCAGCCAAGTGTTTGCAAAGTCTAACTCCTGGAGTAGCCTCAACAATAGCTGCTGTAGCTTCAGGAGTACTAGCAGGGATTGCTCCAACTCCTGTTGGTGTTCCTCAGTTTCCTTCCCAAAGATCAGGACCTACCACTAGAAATTCCAGACTAATAGGAAAAAAGGTGAACAGAAGTCTGAGCACCAGTGATTTCTGA